In one window of Lewinella sp. 4G2 DNA:
- a CDS encoding HTTM domain-containing protein: protein MALFDNRPVSGAPLALFRITFGTMMVLSVIRFWANGWIEKLYLEPTYFFKYDYFEWVRPLGEGTYALFAVVGLSALAIALGWKYRLATITFFLSFTYVELMDKTTYLNHYYFVSLLALAMIFLPAGKSYSLDAGWRDLKVPTWTIQSLKLFVAVVYFYAGLAKLNSDWLLHAQPLAIWLPGKYSIPLLGGLLQERWVQFAFAWGGAAYDLLIPFLLLWKPTRKLAFVAVVIFHVLTRVLFPIGMFPYIMIVSALIFFEPTIHQRILAWIGRFLPVGQDSEFKSSPSMEVDADRKPALPFAKIAVIALLAFHLIFPWRYLLHDGELFWTEEGYRFSWRVMLMEKAGYVSYRLVNPETGRSRTVEPSQYLTTFQNKQLATQPDFLLEFAHFLAEREAKRTGTVPQVYVDSFVALNGRRSQPYLRSDIDLVTISPTTPRTEWLMPFKDTIYGL, encoded by the coding sequence TTGGCTCTTTTTGACAACAGACCCGTAAGCGGAGCTCCGCTTGCCCTCTTCAGAATCACGTTCGGTACCATGATGGTGCTGAGCGTCATTCGTTTTTGGGCCAACGGTTGGATCGAAAAGCTGTACCTGGAGCCGACCTACTTTTTTAAGTACGACTATTTCGAATGGGTCCGCCCGCTTGGCGAGGGCACCTACGCACTCTTTGCCGTGGTGGGTTTGAGCGCCCTGGCCATCGCGCTGGGTTGGAAATACCGATTGGCGACAATCACCTTTTTTCTCAGCTTTACCTACGTCGAGTTGATGGACAAGACGACTTACCTCAACCACTACTACTTCGTGAGTCTGCTGGCACTGGCGATGATCTTTCTTCCGGCGGGCAAGAGTTATTCCCTGGATGCTGGGTGGCGGGATCTTAAAGTGCCAACTTGGACCATCCAGTCGCTCAAGTTGTTCGTGGCGGTCGTCTACTTCTACGCCGGTTTAGCCAAGTTGAATTCGGACTGGTTGCTGCACGCGCAACCGCTCGCTATTTGGTTGCCGGGGAAGTACAGCATTCCCCTGCTTGGCGGATTACTCCAGGAGCGCTGGGTTCAGTTTGCCTTCGCCTGGGGCGGGGCGGCGTATGATTTGCTCATCCCCTTTCTGCTGCTGTGGAAACCGACGCGCAAGTTGGCCTTCGTAGCGGTGGTGATCTTCCACGTACTGACGCGGGTGCTCTTCCCCATCGGTATGTTTCCCTACATCATGATCGTGAGTGCCCTGATTTTTTTCGAGCCGACAATTCACCAGCGAATCCTGGCGTGGATAGGGCGGTTCCTTCCGGTTGGACAAGACTCAGAATTCAAGTCAAGCCCGTCGATGGAGGTTGACGCCGATCGTAAACCTGCGCTACCATTCGCGAAGATTGCCGTGATAGCCTTGCTCGCCTTTCATCTGATCTTCCCCTGGCGCTACCTTTTGCACGATGGGGAACTCTTCTGGACCGAAGAAGGCTACCGCTTCAGTTGGCGGGTGATGCTCATGGAGAAGGCGGGGTACGTGAGCTACCGGCTCGTCAATCCCGAAACCGGTCGGTCGCGAACGGTGGAGCCCAGCCAGTATTTGACGACCTTCCAGAACAAGCAATTAGCTACTCAACCGGACTTCCTACTTGAGTTCGCCCACTTCCTGGCCGAGCGGGAGGCAAAACGGACGGGTACGGTCCCTCAGGTTTACGTGGATAGTTTCGTTGCCCTCAATGGCCGCCGAAGCCAGCCCTACCTTCGCAGCGATATCGACCTAGTGACCATCTCCCCCACCACTCCTCGCACAGAGTGGCTCATGCCCTTTAAGGATACGATCTATGGATTATAA
- a CDS encoding imelysin family protein encodes MVKYILPLLVLVLISACGGSDDDQGPTGLTVEFDRADMLTHWMEDIFIPKQKNVIAKLEQLQLDLNALATTSGGNQLRAARTSFDNTYLAFQQMSPFILSYGEGLRLRELTNTYPTDVQQIQANFGGSANLDLPSNTDAQGLPALDYLLFSEGPLNDEPIVVTNPAAVAYAQAIVTQLLKVHEAHLTVLEDNREDYIANDGNSATASIDRTVNDYLFHYEKFLRAGKVAIPAGVFSDDPLPNNAESLYQGKSKPYFFEALKASKDFFNQDGLKEYMDAIEGSSVGDKLSPVLSRQFTAIENRAAGLNDSFQEQVLEDNTEMLAVYDEMQKLTVLLKVDMLQLMNINVDYVDADGD; translated from the coding sequence ATGGTTAAATACATTCTCCCGCTTCTCGTTCTCGTACTCATCAGCGCCTGTGGAGGCTCCGACGACGATCAGGGCCCCACTGGTCTGACCGTGGAGTTCGACCGAGCCGATATGCTTACGCACTGGATGGAGGATATCTTCATCCCTAAGCAAAAGAACGTCATCGCTAAACTGGAGCAGCTGCAACTTGACCTTAATGCGCTCGCTACTACCTCCGGCGGTAACCAACTCCGTGCAGCGCGTACTTCTTTCGATAATACTTACCTGGCTTTTCAGCAGATGAGCCCCTTCATCCTTTCCTACGGAGAGGGACTGCGTTTGCGCGAACTGACGAATACTTACCCGACGGACGTCCAGCAAATCCAGGCCAATTTCGGTGGGTCCGCTAACCTGGACCTCCCGAGCAATACCGACGCACAGGGGCTACCAGCTTTGGACTACCTGCTCTTCAGCGAAGGGCCTTTGAACGACGAGCCCATCGTGGTAACGAACCCCGCTGCCGTTGCGTACGCCCAGGCGATCGTTACCCAACTACTGAAGGTACACGAAGCACACCTCACCGTACTGGAGGACAACCGGGAAGACTACATTGCTAACGACGGGAACAGCGCTACGGCGAGTATTGACCGGACGGTGAATGATTACCTTTTTCACTACGAGAAATTTCTCCGGGCGGGGAAGGTGGCCATCCCGGCTGGCGTGTTTAGCGACGATCCGCTGCCCAATAATGCGGAGAGCCTTTACCAGGGTAAGTCCAAACCCTACTTCTTCGAAGCGCTCAAAGCGAGCAAGGATTTCTTCAACCAGGATGGTCTCAAGGAATATATGGATGCCATCGAAGGCAGCAGCGTAGGGGATAAATTAAGTCCCGTACTGAGCCGTCAATTTACCGCCATCGAAAACCGGGCCGCCGGCCTCAACGATAGTTTCCAGGAGCAAGTATTGGAAGACAACACCGAGATGCTCGCCGTCTACGATGAAATGCAAAAGCTGACCGTACTCCTCAAAGTGGATATGCTCCAACTGATGAACATCAACGTAGACTACGTCGATGCGGACGGTGATTGA
- a CDS encoding DUF4856 domain-containing protein → MTYTIRLLSLLAFIGFFASCEDDDTSLTPTLEVPDTYTFERAGTSTVSFSGQTTRLAMAAELNEALLDPTKSRDDLNNMFRNTAGTTPFADAELNASTKSVRSKVAASSALFATNSVDAAAIKADFDAYITGQSLEVFTNWNEMAAPGQPGQVADGGSARYVSALGLEYNQAFVKGLIGGLMYDQLANNYLDNSVLDAGTNRADNDAAITADGKPYTTMEHKWDEGFGYLFGGSATPATPLDDLGSADGFLNKYLGRVEGDEDYAGIAETVATAFRTGRAAIVAGDYAERDRQADIIIENLSDVIAIRAIYYLMQGKAALEANPQNTGGAFHDLSEGYGFIYSLRFIGGDRTGSDAYLLTLLNEDNGGFWTLDPAVLETLANEIGAAYGIDVAKAAQ, encoded by the coding sequence ATGACCTACACCATTCGCCTCCTCAGCCTTCTCGCCTTCATCGGATTTTTTGCCTCCTGTGAGGACGACGACACCTCCCTAACTCCTACACTGGAAGTACCGGACACTTATACTTTCGAACGTGCTGGAACCAGTACGGTCAGCTTCTCCGGGCAGACCACGCGCCTCGCGATGGCCGCCGAGCTCAACGAAGCGTTGTTGGACCCGACAAAGTCTCGCGACGACCTAAACAATATGTTTCGCAATACTGCCGGGACTACCCCTTTTGCGGACGCGGAGTTGAATGCCAGTACTAAATCCGTACGCAGTAAAGTAGCCGCGAGTTCCGCTCTCTTCGCCACGAACTCAGTGGATGCCGCAGCAATCAAAGCTGACTTTGATGCCTACATCACTGGCCAGTCCCTCGAGGTATTCACCAACTGGAACGAAATGGCCGCGCCCGGCCAACCCGGACAGGTCGCCGACGGCGGGAGCGCCCGCTACGTGAGCGCTCTCGGTTTGGAGTACAACCAGGCCTTCGTCAAGGGATTGATCGGTGGACTCATGTACGACCAGCTAGCCAATAACTACCTCGACAATAGCGTACTGGACGCCGGTACCAATCGTGCGGATAACGATGCAGCCATCACCGCCGACGGCAAGCCCTACACAACGATGGAACACAAGTGGGACGAAGGCTTTGGTTACCTCTTCGGAGGTTCCGCAACCCCCGCTACCCCACTGGATGACCTGGGCTCCGCCGATGGCTTTCTGAACAAGTACCTCGGCCGCGTTGAGGGAGATGAGGACTACGCCGGCATTGCCGAGACGGTTGCGACGGCCTTCCGGACCGGACGCGCCGCCATCGTGGCGGGCGATTACGCCGAACGGGACCGCCAAGCGGATATCATCATTGAGAACCTTAGTGACGTGATCGCCATCCGCGCCATCTACTACCTGATGCAGGGCAAAGCAGCTTTGGAAGCGAACCCCCAAAATACGGGTGGTGCTTTCCACGACCTCAGTGAAGGCTACGGCTTCATCTACTCCCTCCGCTTCATCGGCGGCGACCGCACCGGAAGTGACGCCTACTTGCTGACCTTGCTCAACGAAGACAACGGCGGGTTCTGGACGCTCGACCCCGCAGTACTGGAAACGCTGGCCAACGAGATTGGCGCTGCTTACGGTATTGACGTAGCAAAGGCCGCACAGTAA
- a CDS encoding YkgJ family cysteine cluster protein produces MDVPAHIERARQEKKGNKKYFSKLKARPPRNLDERFHELHDEVFQEVDCLDCANCCKTTSPIFRDVDIDRLASHLRIRPAELVQQYLHLDGDGDYVLNVAPCPFLGADNYCSVYSARPKACREYPHTDRKNMLQILPLTLRNTLVCPAVGEIVRRLKQA; encoded by the coding sequence ATGGACGTTCCGGCCCACATCGAACGCGCCCGCCAGGAAAAGAAGGGCAACAAGAAGTATTTCAGCAAGCTCAAGGCCCGCCCACCGCGCAACCTGGACGAGCGCTTTCACGAACTGCACGACGAAGTATTTCAGGAGGTTGACTGCCTGGACTGTGCGAACTGCTGTAAGACGACGAGCCCCATCTTCCGCGACGTGGACATCGATCGGTTGGCCAGCCACCTGCGGATCCGGCCGGCGGAGTTAGTCCAACAATACCTCCACCTAGATGGAGATGGCGACTACGTACTCAACGTAGCACCCTGCCCATTCCTGGGAGCGGACAATTACTGCTCCGTCTATTCCGCCCGCCCGAAGGCCTGCCGGGAATACCCGCACACGGATCGGAAGAATATGCTGCAGATCCTACCGCTGACGCTCAGAAATACGCTGGTTTGTCCTGCCGTCGGCGAAATTGTGCGCCGTTTGAAGCAGGCTTAA
- a CDS encoding SGNH/GDSL hydrolase family protein — MSYKLLALTSAPATAPMKNLCYLCLLFFTLACADDDDGMTTPTPPEPTPDAPFTYLALGDSYTVGTSVAEEGQWPRQLLRRLETEGVVTWPTEANVLDIVAVNGWTTGDLIRGIKGRDDLRENYDLVSLLIGVNNQFQNRSLEEYRMEFMQLLQEAIERAGGESDRVFVVSIPDYAFTPFGNGREDISRGVDRFNAAAKEITDAAGVNNYFITDISREGLNDPSLVATDGLHPSASQYGRWVEEVLYPALAVQLQP, encoded by the coding sequence GTGTCCTACAAATTACTCGCCCTTACCTCGGCACCCGCGACAGCGCCCATGAAAAATCTTTGCTACCTGTGCTTGCTATTTTTCACCCTGGCTTGTGCTGACGACGACGATGGAATGACTACCCCAACCCCACCCGAACCAACTCCGGATGCTCCCTTCACCTACCTCGCGCTGGGAGATAGTTACACCGTCGGTACTTCCGTAGCGGAGGAAGGGCAGTGGCCCCGCCAATTGCTACGCCGGCTGGAGACGGAGGGGGTCGTCACCTGGCCCACCGAAGCTAACGTACTGGACATCGTTGCGGTGAATGGATGGACGACGGGCGATCTCATTCGCGGAATAAAGGGGCGCGATGATCTGCGAGAAAACTATGATTTGGTAAGCCTGCTCATCGGCGTGAACAACCAATTTCAGAACCGGAGTTTGGAGGAATACCGGATGGAATTTATGCAGCTTTTACAAGAAGCCATTGAGCGGGCCGGGGGTGAAAGCGACAGGGTGTTTGTAGTATCAATCCCCGACTATGCCTTTACGCCGTTTGGTAACGGAAGGGAAGACATCAGTCGGGGCGTGGACCGTTTTAACGCCGCGGCGAAAGAGATCACGGATGCAGCCGGGGTAAATAACTACTTCATCACTGATATCTCCCGGGAGGGCTTGAACGATCCTTCGTTGGTAGCCACGGATGGTCTTCACCCGTCAGCCAGCCAGTACGGCCGCTGGGTGGAAGAGGTGCTCTACCCCGCCCTGGCGGTGCAACTACAACCTTGA
- a CDS encoding 4Fe-4S binding protein: MSQKEPVLFDVSWNACINCGACVAICPQEAGFISPFDTIAVDRPCDIACLLCEEICPTRAITHKVVVQTLVQE; this comes from the coding sequence ATGAGCCAAAAAGAACCCGTCCTATTCGACGTATCCTGGAACGCCTGTATCAACTGTGGAGCCTGCGTGGCCATCTGCCCGCAGGAGGCCGGCTTCATTAGCCCCTTCGATACCATCGCAGTGGACCGCCCCTGCGACATTGCCTGCCTGTTGTGCGAAGAAATTTGTCCGACGCGGGCGATCACCCATAAGGTTGTTGTCCAAACCTTAGTCCAGGAATAG
- a CDS encoding NAD(P)/FAD-dependent oxidoreductase — MTPLEYDLLIVGSGPAGATVARYAAEAGLSVLLVDKKQELGAPIQCSGAVSRHALEEVNLPLDEEYILEPIYGFAIYNQVGEATKIDYRKLKEDEYGPEPGKKPLGYVVDRRRFDRYCMTQAERAGVDTWLKTEAKGYAPLPDGRCVVQLKRYNEEIAVTCKVLVGADGLMSQVGKWAGLQTHIKITELAGCLQFIVDNVETEGLLEIITGHEWAPGGYAWVFPKGHGYAEIGLGVIPTMTKQSAQWHLDKFIKQSFFKDRFANSRILEVQGGGVPLAAPLRTQYADNMILVGDAARHVNPITGGGIHTALNGGKIAARFLIDHLAKGGNSFTAADMKGYQDAWLEALGDKMWKLYRKKTAVFHHEDIPTRDAYLYETMSDYFDPNSEYKKI; from the coding sequence ATGACCCCATTGGAATATGATCTGTTGATCGTCGGATCCGGACCCGCCGGCGCCACCGTTGCCCGCTACGCCGCGGAAGCAGGTCTCTCCGTCTTACTGGTGGACAAAAAACAGGAGCTCGGTGCCCCGATCCAGTGCTCCGGTGCCGTCAGCCGCCACGCCCTCGAAGAAGTGAATCTGCCCCTCGACGAAGAGTACATCCTGGAACCCATCTACGGATTCGCCATCTACAACCAGGTGGGCGAAGCCACCAAGATCGATTACCGCAAACTGAAGGAGGACGAATACGGACCGGAACCGGGAAAGAAACCCCTCGGCTACGTCGTCGACCGCCGCCGCTTCGACCGCTACTGCATGACCCAGGCCGAACGGGCCGGCGTAGATACCTGGTTGAAGACCGAGGCCAAAGGCTACGCTCCCCTACCCGACGGCCGCTGCGTCGTTCAGCTAAAACGGTACAACGAAGAGATTGCCGTTACCTGCAAAGTGCTCGTCGGGGCTGACGGATTGATGAGCCAGGTCGGGAAGTGGGCGGGGTTGCAAACCCACATCAAGATCACCGAGCTCGCGGGTTGCCTGCAGTTTATCGTCGACAACGTAGAAACCGAAGGCTTACTCGAGATCATCACCGGCCACGAATGGGCACCGGGTGGCTACGCCTGGGTATTCCCGAAGGGCCACGGCTACGCGGAGATCGGATTGGGAGTGATCCCCACCATGACCAAGCAATCTGCGCAGTGGCACTTGGATAAGTTCATCAAGCAGTCCTTCTTTAAGGACCGGTTTGCCAACAGTCGGATCCTGGAAGTGCAGGGCGGCGGCGTTCCGCTGGCGGCTCCTTTACGAACTCAGTACGCGGACAATATGATCTTGGTGGGCGACGCTGCGCGGCACGTCAACCCCATCACCGGCGGTGGCATCCACACGGCCCTCAACGGTGGGAAGATTGCCGCCCGCTTCCTGATTGATCACCTAGCGAAGGGCGGCAACTCCTTCACTGCCGCGGACATGAAGGGCTACCAGGACGCCTGGCTGGAAGCCCTCGGCGACAAGATGTGGAAGCTCTACCGCAAGAAAACGGCCGTCTTCCACCACGAGGATATCCCCACCCGGGATGCCTATTTGTACGAAACGATGTCGGATTACTTCGACCCCAACTCCGAATACAAAAAGATATGA
- the msrA gene encoding peptide-methionine (S)-S-oxide reductase MsrA, producing MAHFAEVVTDVTNTPTHETIILGGGCFWCVEAVFVELKGIKRVVNGYEGGKEATANYEAVCSKSTDHVEVVLVDFDPTIISAKEVLEVFFATHDPTTPNQQGNDRGPQYRSAVFYTTEEQRELTETIMKNTVPGLYGKPAVTEVAPHTTFYAAEAYHQDYYRKVGARNSYCSFVITPKVGKFRKQFSHLRKGA from the coding sequence ATGGCACATTTTGCGGAAGTTGTAACCGATGTAACGAATACCCCGACCCACGAAACGATCATCCTCGGCGGCGGCTGTTTCTGGTGCGTAGAGGCGGTCTTCGTAGAATTGAAGGGCATCAAGCGCGTGGTAAATGGTTACGAGGGCGGAAAGGAAGCCACGGCTAACTACGAAGCCGTGTGCTCTAAAAGTACTGATCACGTGGAAGTTGTACTAGTTGACTTCGACCCGACTATAATCTCTGCGAAGGAAGTATTAGAAGTGTTTTTTGCCACTCACGACCCCACGACGCCCAACCAACAGGGTAATGATCGCGGGCCGCAATACCGGAGCGCTGTTTTCTATACCACTGAAGAACAGCGGGAACTAACGGAAACCATCATGAAAAACACGGTACCGGGCCTGTACGGTAAGCCGGCCGTGACCGAGGTGGCGCCCCACACGACCTTCTACGCCGCAGAAGCTTACCACCAGGATTACTACCGCAAAGTTGGCGCCCGGAATAGCTATTGTAGCTTTGTGATCACGCCGAAGGTGGGTAAGTTTCGGAAGCAATTTTCTCATTTGCGGAAGGGAGCGTAG
- a CDS encoding low specificity L-threonine aldolase, with translation MPGINLISDTATKPTKAMLAAMMAAEVGDDVFGQDPTVNRLEATAAERFGMEAALLCPSGTMTNQLAIKCHTRALDEVICEEKSHIYQYEAGVYSLLSSVSVNLIKGERGKISPGQISAAVKDHQDWLPISKLAVLENTCNKGGGSIYTIAQARELAEEARRHDLAVHLDGARLFNALVETGESCTDWGATFDTISICLSKGLGAPVGSLLLGDKDLIKRARRFRKAIGGGMRQAGYLAAAGLYALEHHVDRLKEDNDRAKRLGATLSELPFVAGVEPVESNICIFHLAGERKAADFLKVLADKGIQAVPFGPQTIRFTTHLGVSDEDITQVISTLEELEY, from the coding sequence ATGCCCGGCATTAACCTAATCTCCGATACCGCCACCAAACCAACAAAAGCCATGCTCGCCGCAATGATGGCGGCCGAAGTGGGCGACGACGTATTCGGACAAGACCCCACCGTAAACCGGCTCGAAGCGACGGCCGCCGAACGGTTTGGCATGGAGGCGGCACTGCTTTGCCCGTCCGGAACGATGACGAATCAGCTCGCCATTAAGTGCCATACCCGGGCCTTGGACGAGGTGATTTGCGAAGAGAAATCACACATCTACCAGTACGAAGCCGGGGTGTACAGTCTGCTTTCGAGCGTAAGCGTGAATCTGATCAAAGGGGAACGGGGGAAGATCAGCCCCGGGCAAATTTCCGCCGCGGTGAAGGACCACCAGGACTGGTTACCGATCTCCAAACTAGCTGTGCTGGAAAACACCTGTAACAAGGGTGGTGGCTCCATTTATACCATCGCACAAGCTCGGGAGTTAGCCGAGGAAGCCCGCCGCCACGACCTGGCCGTTCACCTCGACGGCGCGCGCCTTTTCAACGCCCTGGTGGAGACCGGCGAATCGTGCACGGATTGGGGAGCTACCTTTGATACCATTAGTATCTGCCTTAGTAAAGGATTGGGGGCGCCAGTGGGCAGTTTGCTACTGGGTGATAAAGATTTGATCAAACGGGCCCGCCGTTTCCGCAAGGCGATCGGAGGCGGAATGCGGCAGGCGGGCTACCTGGCCGCCGCTGGTCTGTATGCTTTGGAACACCACGTTGACCGGCTGAAAGAGGATAATGACCGAGCCAAACGATTGGGCGCAACCCTGAGCGAGTTGCCCTTCGTGGCCGGAGTAGAACCGGTGGAAAGCAACATCTGCATCTTCCACCTGGCTGGTGAGCGAAAGGCGGCGGACTTCCTCAAAGTGCTGGCGGACAAGGGAATACAGGCCGTGCCCTTTGGGCCACAGACCATCCGTTTCACCACGCACCTGGGCGTTAGCGATGAGGACATTACTCAAGTAATCTCTACCCTGGAAGAACTGGAATACTAA
- a CDS encoding thymidylate synthase, with the protein MKVYQDLLQHILDNGVEKGDRTGTGTKSVFGYQMRFDLAQGFPLLTTKKVHWKSVVHELLWFIRGDTNLQYLVKHGVRIWNEWPFQYYLQENGLEEQFPKYSDAWKTEMKSFVQRVIEDNEFAAKWGELGPVYGKQWRNFNGVDQLKGVIESLKQNPNSRRHIVTAWNPEDIPEMAKAGLPPCHTLFQFYVAEGKLSCQLYQRSADTFLGVPFNIATYSLLIHLVARECGYEVGEFVHTLGDAHLYNNHFEQTALQLSREPKTLPTISFRDGAPGIFEIEFDDIILEGYDPAPGIRAPVAV; encoded by the coding sequence ATGAAAGTCTATCAAGATCTCCTGCAACACATCCTGGACAACGGCGTAGAAAAGGGCGACCGCACCGGAACGGGCACCAAATCCGTCTTCGGCTACCAGATGCGTTTTGATTTGGCGCAGGGATTTCCGCTACTCACTACGAAGAAAGTCCACTGGAAAAGCGTCGTCCACGAATTACTGTGGTTCATCCGCGGCGATACCAACTTGCAGTACCTCGTCAAGCACGGCGTCCGGATCTGGAATGAGTGGCCCTTTCAGTATTACCTGCAGGAGAACGGTTTAGAAGAGCAATTCCCTAAGTACTCCGATGCTTGGAAAACGGAGATGAAAAGCTTCGTACAACGCGTGATCGAGGACAATGAGTTTGCCGCCAAGTGGGGGGAGCTCGGCCCCGTCTACGGAAAGCAGTGGCGTAACTTCAATGGCGTCGACCAGTTGAAGGGCGTCATCGAATCACTCAAGCAAAATCCGAACAGCCGCCGCCACATCGTCACCGCCTGGAACCCGGAAGACATTCCCGAGATGGCGAAAGCCGGCCTTCCTCCCTGTCACACCCTCTTCCAGTTTTACGTGGCGGAAGGCAAGCTCAGTTGCCAGCTCTACCAACGCTCGGCGGATACGTTCTTAGGTGTTCCTTTTAACATCGCTACCTATTCGCTGCTGATTCACCTCGTTGCTCGCGAGTGCGGTTACGAAGTGGGTGAATTCGTCCACACCCTGGGCGACGCCCATCTCTACAACAACCACTTCGAGCAAACAGCGCTGCAACTCAGTCGGGAGCCAAAAACGCTACCTACCATCTCCTTCCGCGACGGTGCCCCCGGCATTTTCGAGATTGAGTTTGACGACATTATCCTGGAAGGTTACGATCCCGCGCCGGGGATTCGAGCTCCGGTGGCAGTGTGA
- a CDS encoding SDR family NAD(P)-dependent oxidoreductase yields the protein MNYQPFIGKTAIITGAGEGIGFAIAQHLMNEGANVVINDINPDAIDKALAKLNDGHHDNVAYGMPGDAGNVEFIRTMVEFADSIEDSNLEMIVPNAGLTEFGDFFEFNPDSFQKVVDLNLRGTFFLCQIGAAKMRDNGSQGNIVLIGSNVGERAYLNLAAYGMSKAAISMLAKQLTLPLGPLGISINCVSPGATLTERTAAEVEDYAGTWAILNPNGRVGTTDDVAHAVSFLLSPQSRHITGQTLLVDGGWTAYGPSPYTAEKIKNANPSSKNTTKNGARKVSIETGK from the coding sequence ATGAACTATCAACCTTTTATCGGCAAGACTGCCATCATCACCGGTGCGGGTGAGGGTATCGGTTTTGCCATCGCCCAGCACCTCATGAATGAGGGCGCTAACGTTGTGATCAACGACATTAACCCGGACGCCATCGACAAAGCTTTAGCCAAGCTGAACGACGGCCACCACGACAACGTCGCTTACGGCATGCCCGGTGACGCCGGCAACGTAGAATTCATCCGTACAATGGTTGAATTCGCCGACAGCATCGAGGATAGCAATCTGGAAATGATCGTCCCTAACGCCGGCCTCACGGAGTTCGGTGACTTCTTTGAGTTTAATCCCGACAGCTTCCAGAAAGTCGTTGACCTTAACCTTCGCGGTACCTTTTTCCTGTGCCAGATCGGCGCGGCGAAGATGCGCGACAACGGCAGCCAGGGTAACATCGTACTCATCGGCAGCAACGTCGGTGAGCGGGCTTACCTCAACCTGGCCGCTTACGGCATGAGCAAGGCTGCCATTTCGATGCTGGCCAAGCAACTCACACTTCCCCTCGGTCCCCTGGGCATCAGCATCAACTGTGTCTCTCCGGGCGCCACGCTCACGGAGCGGACGGCCGCCGAAGTGGAGGATTACGCCGGCACCTGGGCCATCCTCAACCCCAACGGACGGGTCGGTACGACGGACGACGTGGCGCACGCCGTGTCTTTCCTCCTCAGCCCGCAGTCTCGCCACATCACTGGCCAGACTCTCCTGGTTGACGGTGGCTGGACGGCTTACGGACCTTCCCCGTACACGGCGGAGAAGATCAAGAACGCCAACCCGAGCTCAAAGAATACCACTAAGAATGGTGCACGAAAGGTCAGCATAGAGACTGGAAAATAG